A stretch of the Candidatus Jettenia sp. AMX2 genome encodes the following:
- the glgX gene encoding glycogen debranching protein GlgX, with the protein MGTYTILPGKPYPLGATFDGEGTNFSLFSEVAEKVELCLFGDDGNQSCIVIPEAVAFCWHTYLRGIGPGQKYGFRVYGPWAPEKGQRCNPAKLLLDPYAKAIEGQVKWDAAVFPYRFGDPDAINDADSTPFVPKSVIIDSGFDWEGDRHPKIPWHKTIIYETHVKGFTKTHPEIPDELRGTYAGIAHPVSIEYLKNLGITAIELLPVHQFIHYAHLAEKGLRNYWGYSTIGYFSPHNEYSSSGHSGQQVKEFKGMVKALHKAGIEVILDVVYNHTSEGNHLGPILSFKGIDNAAYYRLMPDNPRYYLDYTGTGNSLNMMHPHVLQLIMDSLRYWVIEMHVDGFRFDLAATLARELHDVDRLSAFFDIIQQDPVISQVKLIAEPWDLGEGGYQVGNFPVLWSEWNGKYRDAVRDYWRGIDRTLSEFAYRITGSSDLYGNTGRRPYASINFVTAHDGFTLHDLVSYNEKHNEANGENSRDGTNNNRSWNCGVEGPTDDPEINKLRNRQKRNLLSTLFLSQGVPMLLGGDEIGRTQQGNNNAYCQDNEISWYDWKNVDEDLLLFTRNLIRFYRKHPTFHRRKWFQGRLIHGASISDIAWFTPDGIEMAEEHWGEGYAKSFGLFLNGEGLTVPGPAGERITDDSFYLMFNAHYEPLVFTLPRPDYGNKWKKVLDTNESLVGEGGQLYEARSDIKIEARSMELFRSIKE; encoded by the coding sequence ATGGGAACTTATACAATACTGCCCGGGAAGCCATATCCTTTAGGGGCAACATTTGACGGAGAAGGGACCAATTTTTCCTTATTTTCTGAAGTAGCAGAAAAGGTTGAACTTTGCCTTTTTGGTGACGATGGTAATCAAAGTTGTATTGTCATTCCGGAGGCTGTTGCATTTTGCTGGCATACGTATCTTCGCGGAATCGGACCGGGACAAAAATATGGCTTCAGGGTATATGGGCCATGGGCTCCGGAAAAAGGACAGAGATGCAACCCGGCCAAGCTGCTCCTGGATCCGTATGCAAAAGCTATCGAAGGGCAGGTGAAGTGGGACGCTGCGGTTTTTCCTTATCGCTTCGGAGATCCTGATGCAATAAACGATGCGGACAGCACTCCGTTTGTGCCGAAATCGGTAATCATTGATTCCGGCTTTGACTGGGAAGGTGACCGGCATCCCAAAATACCGTGGCATAAAACCATAATTTACGAAACTCATGTGAAAGGGTTTACGAAGACGCATCCGGAGATTCCTGATGAATTACGGGGTACCTATGCTGGCATTGCGCATCCGGTATCAATTGAATATTTGAAGAATCTCGGCATTACAGCAATTGAACTCTTACCCGTGCACCAATTTATTCATTACGCCCATCTCGCAGAAAAAGGACTGCGCAACTACTGGGGATACAGCACCATTGGCTATTTTTCACCTCACAATGAGTATTCGTCTTCAGGACATTCAGGACAACAGGTAAAGGAGTTTAAAGGAATGGTCAAGGCCCTGCATAAGGCTGGCATAGAGGTAATACTTGATGTTGTCTATAATCACACATCCGAAGGTAACCACCTTGGTCCTATACTTTCATTCAAGGGGATAGATAATGCCGCATATTACCGGCTGATGCCAGACAATCCAAGATATTACCTGGACTACACAGGGACCGGTAACAGTCTGAACATGATGCATCCCCATGTACTCCAGCTGATAATGGATTCATTGAGGTATTGGGTGATCGAGATGCACGTCGACGGATTCCGTTTTGATCTGGCTGCTACCCTGGCTCGCGAGTTGCATGATGTTGACCGCCTTTCCGCATTTTTTGATATTATCCAGCAGGACCCTGTCATCAGCCAGGTGAAGCTCATAGCAGAACCCTGGGACCTGGGGGAGGGGGGGTATCAGGTTGGTAATTTCCCGGTCCTCTGGTCTGAATGGAACGGTAAGTACAGGGATGCTGTGCGGGACTACTGGAGGGGCATTGACCGGACACTTTCGGAATTTGCCTACCGTATTACCGGCAGTTCAGACCTTTACGGGAATACCGGCAGAAGGCCCTATGCAAGTATAAATTTTGTTACTGCACATGACGGTTTTACTTTACATGACCTTGTCTCATACAATGAAAAACATAATGAGGCAAATGGTGAGAATAGCAGGGACGGAACAAATAATAACAGGTCATGGAACTGTGGCGTTGAGGGGCCTACAGACGACCCGGAGATCAATAAACTGAGAAACCGCCAGAAACGTAATTTGCTCTCCACACTGTTTTTATCTCAGGGTGTTCCGATGCTTTTGGGAGGAGATGAGATTGGACGTACCCAGCAGGGCAATAATAATGCTTATTGTCAGGATAATGAAATATCATGGTATGACTGGAAAAATGTCGATGAGGACCTTTTGTTGTTTACCCGCAACCTTATTCGTTTTTACAGGAAGCATCCTACTTTCCATCGTCGCAAATGGTTTCAGGGCAGGCTCATACACGGTGCAAGTATTTCCGATATAGCATGGTTTACCCCGGATGGTATTGAAATGGCGGAAGAACATTGGGGGGAAGGCTATGCAAAGTCCTTTGGGCTGTTTTTAAACGGAGAAGGACTTACGGTTCCGGGTCCTGCCGGAGAGCGTATAACAGATGACAGTTTTTATCTGATGTTTAATGCCCATTATGAACCGTTGGTTTTTACGCTGCCCCGTCCGGATTACGGCAATAAATGGAAAAAGGTGCTTGATACAAACGAATCGCTTGTTGGCGAAGGGGGGCAGTTATATGAAGCCAGAAGCGACATAAAGATAGAGGCAAGGTCGATGGAATTATTCCGGAGTATCAAAGAATAA
- the leuB gene encoding 3-isopropylmalate dehydrogenase has protein sequence MNKSIAVLAGDGIGPEIMKEGLKVLDAVAQKFGHAFEYKEGFVGGSAYDIYGHPLPDETKTVCDTADAIYFGAVGGPKWETLPPELTPERGALLPLRERYTLFANLRPAVIFGPLADAASLKSDRLKGGLDILILRELTGGIYFGRNKIKSLLLKEGAVHGDYAVDYMIYSVPEIERIAKVACEAALKRNKRLTSIDKANVLESSKLWRKVVTGYAQQHYPQIQLSHMYVDNAAMQLATNPKQFDVIVTENMFGDILSDLASAITGSIGMLPSASLSETGFGLFEPIHGSAPDIAGQGKANPLAQILSGAMMLKYAFGLRKESDAIERAIMLALEDGFRTGDIASGSTPTDKILSTSGMGNKIVEYL, from the coding sequence ATGAACAAAAGTATCGCCGTCCTTGCCGGTGACGGAATCGGGCCGGAAATAATGAAGGAAGGATTAAAAGTACTGGACGCTGTGGCACAGAAATTTGGGCATGCCTTTGAGTATAAAGAGGGATTTGTAGGCGGGTCTGCATATGATATCTATGGCCATCCGCTACCCGATGAAACAAAAACCGTTTGCGATACTGCAGATGCCATTTATTTTGGTGCAGTAGGAGGGCCTAAATGGGAAACCCTGCCACCGGAACTTACCCCGGAACGGGGAGCGCTCTTGCCACTGAGAGAAAGATATACGCTTTTTGCAAACCTGCGCCCTGCAGTAATCTTTGGCCCCCTGGCTGATGCTGCATCTCTGAAATCAGACCGGCTGAAGGGTGGTTTGGATATTCTTATTTTACGGGAACTGACCGGCGGAATTTACTTTGGAAGGAATAAAATCAAATCGCTACTCCTTAAAGAAGGCGCCGTTCATGGTGATTATGCAGTTGATTATATGATTTACTCGGTGCCGGAGATTGAACGAATTGCCAAAGTTGCCTGTGAAGCTGCTCTGAAACGTAATAAAAGGCTAACATCCATTGACAAGGCAAACGTCCTTGAAAGCTCAAAATTATGGAGAAAGGTAGTCACCGGTTATGCACAACAGCATTACCCGCAGATACAGCTCAGCCATATGTATGTGGATAATGCAGCCATGCAGCTGGCAACAAACCCGAAACAATTTGATGTGATTGTTACAGAAAACATGTTTGGTGATATCCTCTCGGATTTGGCATCAGCCATTACCGGATCCATTGGCATGCTTCCGAGTGCCAGCCTTTCTGAAACAGGTTTTGGACTTTTTGAACCTATTCATGGTTCTGCGCCGGATATTGCAGGACAGGGCAAGGCTAACCCACTGGCACAGATATTGTCAGGAGCAATGATGCTTAAATATGCCTTTGGCCTCAGGAAAGAATCAGATGCCATTGAACGTGCGATTATGCTGGCGCTGGAGGACGGATTTCGTACAGGTGATATTGCCTCCGGCAGCACGCCAACGGATAAAATACTTTCTACTTCCGGAATGGGAAACAAGATAGTAGAATATCTGTAA
- a CDS encoding glucose-6-phosphate dehydrogenase, which produces MKKYFIIFGATGDLTSRYLMPALSELCEAKKLPEAFSIIGIALSEMDTEGFRRHMNDKLERLAPDSTPSSRKAMLDMLEYRQADVSKKEDILKALGSFREPAVFYLALPPFLFRSVVEALAVMNLPEESAIVIEKPFGEDLSSAQALNHQLHLNFPEHMIFRIDSFLGEQTVHNILGLRFANHIFEPLWNNLHIEKVEIIWDETLALEGRASYYDKVGALRDMIQNHLLQLLCIVAMEPPHTMSERDFRDRKTDVLRAVRRLSEDEVMRWTVRGRYGKGRIGERSIPAYRDEEGVDPRHKTETFASITLWIDNWRWAGVPFILRTGKALAGNRMEIILTFKSAPHLIFGKNVIRKNSVRLELNPDRIALGVNIVTPCEALDLKYTELTRELTPQYLSAYARLLLRVMEGRQNLFIRNDEAEESWKIVAPVIEAWTNDKIPLVEYPAGSEGPEL; this is translated from the coding sequence GTGAAAAAATATTTCATAATCTTTGGTGCTACCGGCGATCTTACCTCCCGGTATCTTATGCCTGCCTTATCAGAACTTTGTGAAGCGAAGAAGCTTCCTGAAGCTTTCAGCATCATTGGGATAGCACTTTCTGAGATGGATACAGAAGGCTTTCGCAGGCACATGAATGATAAACTGGAAAGACTGGCTCCGGATAGTACCCCTTCATCCCGGAAGGCCATGCTTGATATGCTTGAATACCGGCAGGCCGATGTTTCAAAAAAAGAAGACATCCTGAAAGCCCTCGGCTCGTTCAGAGAACCTGCTGTTTTTTATCTCGCCCTTCCTCCGTTCCTTTTCAGGTCAGTAGTAGAAGCCCTTGCGGTAATGAATCTGCCGGAGGAAAGCGCAATAGTGATAGAAAAACCCTTTGGCGAGGACCTTTCCTCTGCACAGGCACTCAACCATCAGCTGCATCTGAATTTCCCGGAACATATGATATTCCGCATCGACAGTTTTCTTGGAGAGCAGACGGTCCACAACATACTCGGTCTCAGGTTTGCCAACCACATATTTGAACCGCTGTGGAACAATCTGCATATCGAAAAGGTAGAAATAATCTGGGATGAGACCCTGGCCCTTGAAGGCCGTGCATCCTATTATGATAAGGTTGGCGCGCTCAGGGATATGATCCAGAACCATCTCCTCCAGTTGCTCTGTATTGTTGCAATGGAGCCTCCGCATACGATGTCAGAACGTGACTTCAGGGACAGAAAGACAGATGTGCTGCGTGCTGTAAGGAGACTATCGGAAGATGAAGTCATGCGCTGGACCGTCCGGGGCCGTTATGGTAAGGGTCGTATTGGAGAACGTAGCATTCCTGCATACAGAGATGAAGAAGGCGTTGATCCCAGACACAAAACAGAAACCTTTGCCAGCATTACCCTCTGGATTGATAACTGGAGATGGGCAGGTGTCCCGTTTATCCTTCGTACGGGCAAGGCATTGGCCGGAAACCGCATGGAGATTATACTTACATTCAAGTCTGCGCCACACCTCATTTTCGGTAAAAATGTCATCAGGAAGAACAGTGTGCGGCTGGAGCTTAATCCTGACCGTATTGCGCTCGGTGTCAATATCGTGACTCCCTGTGAAGCCCTGGACCTTAAATATACAGAACTTACCAGGGAACTTACCCCTCAGTATCTGTCAGCGTACGCCCGCCTGCTTCTGCGTGTTATGGAAGGCAGGCAGAATCTTTTTATCCGCAATGATGAAGCAGAAGAATCATGGAAAATTGTTGCCCCTGTCATTGAAGCATGGACGAATGATAAGATACCACTTGTTGAATATCCGGCAGGTTCAGAAGGGCCGGAATTATAA
- the sppA gene encoding signal peptide peptidase SppA, translating to MKNAMRIRTIPACIMCVFFLIFFPGCTLISISLIPPLGPLEETTVAGTGRDKILVIDISGIISSGRGKDGFASLSEKPDIVSRVREELQKAARDKSVKAIVLRINSPGGEVTASDTIYHEIEKFKKVTGMKVVACIMDLGTSGSYYVAVAADKIIAHPTAVTGSIGVVMLHISVEGLLQKIGVEDTTIKTAEHKNMGSPLKTMTEEERKIFQDVLNSMHERFLAVILKNRKELTIEKVVPIADGRIYTAQQALEHRLIDTIGYLDDAILMAKKEAGLTDVRVIMYHRPGVYKNNIYSRLENPVHTNFINIDLKTFVRPGTPSFMYLWAP from the coding sequence ATGAAGAATGCAATGCGCATTCGCACTATTCCTGCCTGTATCATGTGTGTATTTTTTTTAATCTTTTTCCCTGGCTGTACCCTCATATCTATTTCCCTGATTCCTCCTCTCGGACCACTTGAAGAAACAACGGTAGCAGGAACGGGAAGGGATAAGATTCTCGTTATCGATATTTCAGGGATTATTTCCTCGGGTAGAGGAAAGGATGGTTTTGCAAGCCTTTCTGAAAAACCTGATATAGTTTCCCGTGTCAGGGAAGAACTTCAGAAGGCCGCCAGGGATAAATCCGTGAAGGCTATTGTCCTGCGTATTAACAGTCCGGGAGGAGAGGTTACTGCCTCAGATACCATATACCATGAAATAGAAAAGTTTAAAAAAGTAACCGGCATGAAGGTCGTTGCATGTATTATGGACTTGGGGACTTCCGGTAGCTATTACGTGGCCGTTGCTGCGGATAAGATTATAGCACATCCAACCGCTGTGACCGGCAGTATTGGTGTTGTTATGCTTCATATTAGTGTGGAGGGATTATTGCAGAAGATTGGTGTAGAAGATACCACTATCAAGACCGCTGAACATAAAAATATGGGGTCACCGTTGAAGACAATGACAGAAGAGGAACGGAAGATATTTCAGGATGTACTCAACAGCATGCATGAAAGGTTTCTGGCTGTTATTCTGAAAAACCGGAAGGAATTAACTATAGAAAAGGTCGTACCGATTGCCGACGGGAGAATTTATACTGCCCAACAAGCATTGGAACACAGACTTATTGATACGATTGGTTATCTTGATGACGCCATTCTCATGGCAAAAAAAGAGGCTGGACTGACAGATGTACGGGTTATCATGTATCACAGACCCGGAGTTTATAAGAATAATATCTATTCCAGACTGGAAAATCCGGTGCACACGAATTTTATCAATATCGATCTGAAAACATTTGTCAGACCAGGAACCCCTTCTTTTATGTACCTATGGGCGCCTTAA
- a CDS encoding cytochrome c encodes MKPKALLDKVGLWSATAAASMALAAGIVPTTAKAVTIPTEVTEQGKEAYKKYCSACHGEEGDGNGPLARSMLPKPRDFTRGAYKFRTTPSGSLPTNEDIFRTISYGVPNSTMIPWDILSEEVRASLIPVLKSFSEAFEYRQPEPPVTVGLEVRPTERTVAEGKKIYEEKLECWKCHGVEGRGDGPSAEEQEDDFGFPIKPFDFTTGKFKGGNSSGDVYLRFTTGLNGTPMPSFAKELTDEQRWYLTHYVMSLIKPEENH; translated from the coding sequence ATGAAACCTAAGGCTTTATTGGATAAGGTTGGTTTATGGAGTGCCACAGCAGCGGCAAGTATGGCTCTGGCGGCGGGCATAGTGCCAACAACTGCTAAAGCAGTCACCATACCAACCGAGGTTACGGAACAAGGCAAAGAGGCCTACAAAAAATATTGTAGCGCCTGTCATGGTGAAGAAGGAGATGGGAATGGGCCTCTTGCAAGGTCGATGCTTCCGAAACCACGTGATTTTACACGAGGTGCATACAAATTCAGAACAACCCCAAGTGGTTCGCTCCCCACGAATGAAGACATATTCAGAACAATTTCCTATGGGGTGCCGAATTCAACGATGATCCCGTGGGATATTTTATCGGAGGAGGTACGCGCATCATTGATTCCGGTATTGAAAAGTTTTTCTGAGGCCTTCGAATACAGACAACCCGAACCTCCTGTAACCGTAGGATTGGAGGTCAGGCCAACAGAAAGAACAGTCGCCGAAGGAAAGAAGATATACGAAGAAAAGCTGGAATGCTGGAAGTGTCATGGTGTCGAAGGCCGCGGTGACGGCCCTAGCGCGGAAGAGCAGGAAGATGATTTTGGATTTCCTATAAAACCTTTTGATTTTACTACAGGAAAATTTAAAGGTGGAAATTCATCTGGCGATGTATATCTCAGATTTACTACAGGATTGAATGGTACCCCGATGCCATCTTTTGCCAAAGAGCTTACTGATGAACAGAGGTGGTATTTGACTCACTACGTAATGTCTCTTATTAAACCGGAAGAAAACCATTAA
- a CDS encoding MBL fold metallo-hydrolase — protein sequence MDGELHNMIFETLTVGPLAVNCYIIGSKKDNTAVVIDAGGHPEEIMNILKKHNLVLQFLLNTHAHFDHVGGVRYLQDQTKAKFLLHQCDIPLLNHLNDQTNAFGMPSVPVPKVEKVLLDNEELSVGNEILRVIHTPGHSPGSVCFLMGDALFSGDTLFAGSIGRTDFQGGSYAKIIDSIKTRLFTLGDHVIVYPGHGERTTIGEERQHNPFF from the coding sequence ATGGATGGGGAATTGCACAATATGATTTTTGAGACACTAACGGTTGGCCCGCTAGCGGTAAATTGTTATATCATCGGGTCTAAGAAAGACAATACCGCAGTGGTAATCGACGCCGGCGGCCATCCGGAAGAAATCATGAATATCCTGAAAAAACATAACCTTGTTCTTCAATTCCTGTTAAATACGCATGCCCATTTCGACCATGTTGGTGGGGTAAGGTATTTACAAGATCAAACAAAAGCAAAATTCCTGCTCCATCAGTGCGATATACCGCTCCTCAATCACCTCAACGACCAGACCAATGCTTTTGGGATGCCATCTGTTCCTGTTCCCAAAGTGGAAAAGGTGCTTTTAGATAACGAGGAGTTGTCCGTTGGAAATGAAATCCTTCGCGTTATCCATACCCCGGGTCATTCTCCGGGCAGTGTATGTTTTCTGATGGGTGACGCTTTGTTTTCAGGTGATACGCTTTTTGCGGGCTCGATAGGAAGAACAGATTTTCAGGGCGGTTCTTACGCAAAAATCATTGATTCGATAAAAACCCGTCTTTTTACTTTGGGGGACCATGTTATTGTCTATCCCGGGCATGGTGAACGAACTACGATTGGTGAAGAACGGCAACATAATCCTTTTTTTTGA
- a CDS encoding multiheme c-type cytochrome, with the protein MKKAGLGLCLSATLVFTSLAWADTQTPKKVTPPDLYEGTPDWYRATYKDNVGLREGSGPFKDYFKPQMLDMYWQPNRHYEPMENLDHSIFIEKERRDLCVTCHEEATPGVVRDWRESGHKHPKSTPYLSSKTADIEKHTGRILNEVHCFDCHADTEKKQIRMPTGEVCGECHRKQFDDFLREREVGRPNHVQSWEANTIVPWYAEAARRGYLYGQHGCDMCHSGAEKCDVCHTRHKFSAKEGRQPEACITCHMGPDHPDSESYGESKHGVIYHKEGEHFDFTRPLSEVRAGKDYRTPTCQFCHMYEKHGRFIHNPVMKGIWRMGTIPPSNIEYTSSLKDYPYGIKIIGDKIDIYSEENVAKRSYWLEVCAKCHSDRFADTYLKSLDQFMFQAHTLADKAQKIVEDLIADGLLYPDAANRDPYPLSDGIEKMLSPAFLGEPIYNAFKTLKGKFPVVGPILGVYGMFLQMQDNPSTIENMYNRLWFWYKLQGYKGTAHMQQDVSWWWGQAPMMMEFNRIEGEAARLRREAGMEKASLK; encoded by the coding sequence ATGAAAAAAGCAGGGCTCGGTTTGTGTTTATCTGCAACGCTGGTTTTCACTTCTCTGGCGTGGGCCGATACACAAACCCCAAAGAAGGTTACACCACCGGACTTGTACGAAGGAACACCCGACTGGTATCGGGCTACTTATAAAGATAACGTTGGTTTGCGTGAGGGTTCAGGTCCTTTCAAGGACTATTTCAAACCGCAGATGCTGGATATGTACTGGCAGCCTAACAGGCATTATGAACCAATGGAAAATCTTGATCATTCTATTTTTATTGAGAAAGAAAGAAGAGATTTATGTGTAACATGCCACGAAGAAGCAACACCGGGAGTTGTACGTGACTGGAGAGAATCAGGACACAAACATCCCAAAAGCACACCCTATCTTTCCAGCAAAACGGCTGATATAGAGAAGCATACCGGCAGAATATTGAATGAAGTTCATTGTTTTGATTGCCATGCAGATACAGAAAAGAAGCAAATCAGGATGCCGACTGGCGAGGTATGCGGAGAATGCCACAGAAAACAGTTTGATGATTTTTTAAGGGAGCGGGAAGTAGGACGTCCAAACCATGTTCAATCGTGGGAGGCTAACACTATTGTACCTTGGTATGCAGAAGCAGCACGGAGGGGATATTTGTACGGGCAACATGGTTGTGATATGTGCCATTCGGGAGCCGAAAAATGTGATGTATGCCATACCCGGCATAAATTCAGCGCCAAGGAAGGGAGACAACCGGAAGCCTGTATTACCTGTCATATGGGGCCGGACCATCCGGATTCAGAATCTTACGGAGAATCGAAGCATGGTGTAATTTACCACAAAGAAGGAGAACACTTTGATTTCACAAGACCTTTATCGGAAGTAAGAGCCGGAAAGGATTACCGTACTCCGACATGCCAGTTCTGCCACATGTACGAAAAACACGGCCGGTTTATCCATAATCCGGTGATGAAGGGTATCTGGCGTATGGGCACGATTCCGCCATCAAATATTGAGTATACCTCTTCTTTAAAAGACTACCCCTACGGGATTAAGATTATCGGCGATAAAATTGATATTTACTCGGAGGAGAATGTTGCTAAAAGATCATATTGGTTGGAGGTTTGTGCCAAATGCCACAGCGACAGGTTTGCTGATACTTATCTGAAATCACTTGATCAATTTATGTTTCAGGCGCATACCCTGGCCGACAAGGCACAGAAGATTGTGGAGGATTTAATTGCTGATGGCCTCTTATATCCCGATGCAGCAAACAGGGATCCATATCCTTTAAGCGATGGAATTGAAAAGATGCTTAGTCCGGCATTCCTCGGAGAACCAATCTATAATGCCTTTAAAACACTCAAAGGCAAATTCCCTGTCGTAGGTCCTATTCTCGGTGTATATGGTATGTTCCTGCAGATGCAGGATAATCCGTCTACCATAGAGAACATGTACAACAGGCTGTGGTTCTGGTACAAGCTGCAGGGTTACAAAGGAACAGCACATATGCAGCAGGACGTATCCTGGTGGTGGGGACAAGCACCTATGATGATGGAGTTTAACAGGATAGAGGGAGAAGCTGCCCGCCTGCGAAGAGAGGCAGGAATGGAAAAGGCGTCTCTGAAATAA
- a CDS encoding glycoside hydrolase family 15 protein — MKPVFKPVKRVDGYLPIQDHGLIGNCSTAALVGIDGSLSWMCIPYFDSRPVFCGILDAKRGGGFRIAPEDLAESMQYYEPDSGVLITEMRSPSGLLKVTDALTLRSGVDLTEDAPAGRSELIRMAEALHGKIKLSVEIEPRGGADIERYGGGFKIKWHLQPEMDIYLFSPVLLQGLKTTIELKAGDRFYTVLRWEGGTHRYHFYSPEGILKETINAWHRWIKHFSYNGPQESLVRRSAITLKLLDYTPTGAMVAAPTSSLPEAIGGQRNWDYRYAWIRDAAFSVYALKRIGLNREASSFLGWVLDTIEREGYPRILYDLRGHQPPPEKEDPELEGYRKSLPVRWGNAAADQKQHDVYGEIVDCAYQWARWGGKLDETLWARLKVLVEKARTEWKKPDHGIWEVRTAGRPFTYSAAMCHVALNRGARLAEIFSFPGDITGWRAEAEKIKQAILEEAWDPDIGSITEHFGGGGLDASLLTLPLRRVLHASHPKMVATTNAIAKHLGTGNGLLYRYLPDKSPDGLPGHEGAFLLCSFWMVDNLAKQGQLERAMEIYHSLCSRANHLGLFSEEIDPVSGTFLGNFPQAFSHVGLISSGINLSRLMKGGKE; from the coding sequence ATGAAACCGGTCTTTAAGCCAGTAAAAAGGGTTGATGGGTATCTTCCTATTCAGGATCATGGCCTGATCGGCAACTGCAGCACTGCTGCCCTTGTAGGTATAGATGGTTCCTTGTCATGGATGTGCATACCCTATTTTGATTCCCGTCCGGTGTTCTGTGGTATACTTGATGCAAAAAGAGGAGGAGGCTTCAGGATTGCTCCTGAAGACCTTGCAGAATCAATGCAGTATTATGAACCGGACAGTGGTGTCCTTATTACAGAGATGCGGAGTCCTTCCGGTCTCCTGAAGGTTACTGATGCACTCACCCTTCGTTCAGGTGTTGACCTTACCGAAGACGCACCGGCAGGGCGTTCAGAACTCATCAGAATGGCAGAGGCGCTTCATGGGAAGATTAAACTCAGTGTAGAAATTGAACCGAGGGGAGGTGCTGATATAGAAAGATACGGAGGAGGATTTAAGATCAAATGGCATTTGCAGCCTGAAATGGATATCTATCTTTTCTCCCCGGTATTACTGCAAGGTCTGAAGACAACCATTGAACTTAAAGCGGGAGACCGTTTTTATACTGTTTTACGATGGGAAGGGGGCACTCACAGATACCACTTTTATTCTCCGGAAGGGATCCTTAAAGAAACTATCAACGCATGGCATAGATGGATAAAACATTTCAGTTACAACGGGCCCCAGGAATCGCTGGTTCGCCGTTCTGCAATTACCCTTAAACTCCTTGATTATACCCCAACAGGAGCTATGGTAGCAGCGCCGACTTCGTCTCTTCCCGAGGCAATTGGCGGGCAGCGCAACTGGGATTACCGGTATGCGTGGATTCGCGATGCGGCCTTTTCCGTTTATGCCCTTAAAAGAATCGGATTAAACAGGGAGGCCTCGAGTTTTCTTGGCTGGGTACTTGATACCATTGAAAGGGAGGGATATCCCAGAATACTTTATGATTTGCGCGGACACCAACCGCCCCCGGAAAAAGAAGACCCAGAACTGGAAGGGTACAGAAAGTCTTTACCGGTCCGGTGGGGGAATGCTGCTGCTGACCAGAAACAGCATGATGTATATGGTGAAATAGTCGACTGCGCCTATCAGTGGGCAAGGTGGGGAGGAAAACTTGACGAAACATTGTGGGCCAGGCTGAAAGTCCTTGTGGAAAAAGCGCGTACGGAATGGAAAAAGCCTGACCATGGTATCTGGGAGGTAAGGACAGCAGGCCGTCCTTTTACCTATTCCGCGGCCATGTGTCATGTTGCACTGAACAGAGGGGCGCGCCTGGCTGAAATATTCAGTTTTCCCGGCGATATTACGGGGTGGCGGGCCGAGGCAGAAAAGATTAAGCAGGCAATCCTTGAAGAGGCATGGGATCCGGATATCGGTTCAATAACTGAACATTTTGGTGGCGGTGGGCTGGATGCCAGTCTTTTAACCTTGCCGCTCAGGCGTGTTCTTCATGCAAGTCATCCCAAAATGGTTGCTACAACCAATGCCATTGCAAAACATCTCGGCACCGGCAACGGTTTGCTTTATCGGTACCTTCCGGATAAATCACCTGACGGATTGCCAGGGCATGAAGGGGCATTTCTGCTGTGCAGCTTCTGGATGGTGGATAACCTTGCAAAACAAGGTCAGCTTGAGAGAGCGATGGAGATTTATCATTCACTTTGCAGCAGGGCCAATCACCTTGGCCTGTTTTCTGAAGAAATTGATCCCGTCAGCGGAACTTTCCTGGGAAATTTCCCGCAGGCATTCAGCCATGTAGGATTGATCTCCAGCGGAATAAATCTTTCCCGTCTCATGAAAGGGGGTAAGGAGTGA